Below is a window of Podarcis muralis chromosome 5, rPodMur119.hap1.1, whole genome shotgun sequence DNA.
GGAGGATAAGATGTAGAGGTCATGCACTGCCCATTCACAGAGCCTTTTgatctgtgtttcctttgcagtcACCTTAATGTTCCAAAACGTTGCCCTGCAGAGTGGCATCTAACATGGTGTAAGGAGTTGCAACTAAGAGGGAAAATTGCACAGCCCCCTGCTGGTGTGGAGTTGGGCTCATGAGCTCGAACTCTTTAAAGAAACTCTTCATGTATTGGAGAAGAAACTCCTGTATTGGAGtttattacaaaaaaaattatttaaagaagATAACTGTACAAGAGTTACCAGTGGTCTGCATAGCTGTGTTTACATTGATGGCCTGCTCATAATTGGGAGTCTCCAGATAAATGGAGTTGTGCATGTTTTGCCGCTTTATCCCAGGTGCTGTGATGTGATGTTAGTGTGAGCTGActtttaactcattactgaaaTGCCTTTTGTTGAGAGTCGTGATTCTCTCACTATTAATGTTCTCAGCTCTCAACTGGACAAATGATGAATAAGATTTATTCTGTAAAGTGGCTCGCTCTACCCCTTTGTGAATTACGTATTTGACTTTTTAAGGCTAGTGCTTGCTTAGGGACCATCTTCAGCACAGTCTCCTTAAATCCTGTGAATATTGCATGGCTGCTTCTAAAACAAACACCTGTAGCCGAATATTGGCATAGCTGCCTGTTAGGTGATTGGATGATTCTAAACAAGTCAAGAGGACTTTGGGTTTCTTTTTAACTAAAGATGTTGCTATTTAAGCAGGTTTTTGTCAAAGGGAAAATTCCACGTCTTGCTAACTTTTAAATTAAATGGAATATATATTCTGTGTAATGCTGAAAGAAGCAAAATAAACTTTTTAGTCTGGCTACATGCTTAATCTAATGGAAATTTTTCACTACTGTTAGCTGTTAAAATTCACCTTATTGTACTGTGTGTGGAGAATTTTTCCTATACAGGAATTCCCTATTCAGACATGTACCATCAGCAAGtctgttcttcttcaaaagctaAATTTCTCAGACTTACCTGCTCTGATCTTGTGAATTCACTAGAATTCTCTGAACAGAACTTGCATAGTAATAGTGGCAGAAGTTCTCTGTTGTAGgaatattttctcttttcttttggcagAAACTCAAAAGATTTGATAGGACAAGgttttgttgtgtattttggGTTGTATGCAATGAAATGTGCACGGAAGGGAGTGAGCTGCCTCATCCCTGCCTCTCCCAGCAGTCAGGAGACCTCACTGGGCTGTAGCACAGGATGCTGTGGGGAAAGCGGGCAAGAGAAATGATTGCTGAAAATTGGGTAGAGGTATCTTCTGTGAAGGGACGTGgatggcgccgtgggttaaaccacagagcctagaacttgccggtcagaaggtcggcgtttcgaatccccgcgacggggtgagctcccgttgctcggtccctgctcctgccaacctagcaattcgaaagcacaccaaaaagtgcaagtagataaataggtaccgctccggcgggaaggtacacggcatttccatgcactgctctggtttaccagaagcggcttagtcatactggccacatgacctggaagctgtacgccggctccctcggccaataaagtgagatgagtgccgcaaccccagtgtcggtcatgactggacctaatggtcaggggtcactttacctttacctttatcttctgTGAGCAGAAGCTCTAATCGCTGAAGGTGGCCACACAGTTTTTGCTGCCTTCTGCCACATTTTAGCCCACCCCATTCAGTGGATGGTTAAAAGTCATTCTGAGGGTTGTAGGCGACCCCAGTTGTGCAGGGTTCTAAATTACTCCATGAGTAGTAAGTCTACTCCATGAGTAGAGGAGGCTCCCTTCTTCATACCTCACTCTCTTCTTTTGGAGGGTGATGGGCAGAGTGATTCGGGGGCAGATCTTAGCACACTCATCCCTGCTTGTATGTTGCCTTTGCACACAGATAGCACACCCAAACAGGGCTGATCTCTGTTTCAAATCTCACTGGTTCCTTGACTTGTACAATTTTGTGAAGTAATATTCTGGATCAGCTGAAGTATTGgaatgttcccccctcccccaggcttGACACAACACTCATAGATTTTACTGACATGAAGTGCCAACGAGGGGACTTGAGCTTCATTTTCAACGGTGATGCTGCACCCTCTGAATCCTTTGTAGTTTTAGACAATGAACAAAAAGTTTACCAGCGAATACATCACGAGGTAAGCTGCAGCACCGCTAGTAAAATCTTTCACAATACTactcaaaaacaaagcaaaatatgtTTCCTGTTGTTTTGTGCCCCAAATAAATgacttgttttaaaaatgtacaagGTAGTTGCAAGATATTGTCATTCCGGTATCAGACAcgtaaggctgcagtcctctgtGCCCTTACTTGGGAGCGCTTCCATTGAACACAGTAGACATGTATGGAGGAGAGCTATAACTCCACTGCCGTTTTTTCTCTTACGTTTAGTATTGCTTTGCAGGATACCTTGTTGCTTAACAGTTCTGCTGCAAACAATATTAAACTCTTTTCCCTTATAGATTGCTAATGTCCTCCCAAAATATATTATTACTTACGTAGCAGTGACAGTAATACGATGTACATCTAGGGTCTGAGAAATCAGAAGACTGCAGAAGACTAATTTACACTGAAGGTTTCCAAAGGCAACATGTGAACGCGTAGCTTTAGAAAGAAGCTGAAATTAAATGGAGAGTAATCTTGTACCTGAGAATGTATATCAATGGGAGATGATATGGTGTACTCATACTCGCAGTGGTTAAGACTGCTACCTAATGGAATTATTACTGGAAGGCTTCTATTTATTTCAGGCAGAAATTGGAGAGGGAGAGGATAACAAATCTGTTTAAataatttgggtttttttaaaacaaaaacccaaaccacAATTAATATTCTTGCTTTTTTTCAGGAATCTGAGATGGAAACAGAGGAGGAAGTTGACATTTTGATGAGCAGCGATATTTATTCAGCAACATTATCAACCAAATCAATCACCTTCACACGTGCCCAAACAGGATGGCTTTTTCGAGAAGATAAAACAGTAAGACTTTTTAATAACTATTTTaagacatccatccatccatcttgtGCTAGTGTGCCCCAGGGAAGATGCCTGTAAGGCAGGTGAAACGTGGGACAAAAATATAGGCTGTCAGTTTTGCTTTCCCAGTCATCCTGATTGGGAGAAGGGAGGATGTTAAAAGTTAGGGTTATAAGAAAAGTGagtgaaatatataaaaatgagaCATTAGGGGCAAGAACATAAGCAGTTGGCAGGTAGGCAATAAATGAAAAGACTGAATGAGTTTCAGTAGAAGTTTTGCATTTTGGCTCAAATACTTCATGTGTTTTATCTTTGTGTGTTTGCAGGAAAGGGTAGGAAACTTTTTGGCAGACTTCTACCTGGTTAATGGACTTGTCTTAGAATCAAGGAAAAGACGGGAACATCTCAGTGAGGAAGATATTCTTCGAAACAAGGCTATTATGGAAAGCTTGAGTAAAGGTGGAAACTTGATGGAACAAAATTTTGAGGTACAGCTAAAAGTTCTGTTTAAATTGAACATTTAACAACAGATGGCCTTTTACTGGCCtagttcacatgtaatgctaagccaagccaTTGCTGAGTGTGAATGTGCAAGTGTGCAGGTACTCACAGCAGAAATCGTGACCACTTCGGTCCACTTCCAGTCCTCTGGCTGCCACACCAGCTAGAGCTTAAGCCATGGTCTGGCTTAGCGTTACAGCCAAACCTAGGCACATGGTTTGTCTTGTTCTAGACAGTCCAGGAGTTATAGCCAAGGTTTGCTCTTGTCTTGATGCTTGTGATTTATCTGGGGGAGAcaaaagtttgaccaaactgcgggaggcagtgaaagacaggagtgcctggcgtgctctggtccatagggtcacgaagagtcagacacgactaaacgactaaacaacaacaatccttaaGAAATGCTTATATTTTTGTACGCAGCTCTTCAGGCATGCTAACACGTGTACACTTCTGCTTCATGTCGAAATGATTGGTTGCTGTTCATTTGTCAGGAGTGCAGTGTTCTAATTTTGGATTAGCCCCAATTTACTCTTCTTCAGATTGGCAAATGTTGGAGGAAGCATGAGACACAGGTGTTCTTTTAGACGAGAGGATGGTAGCCTACTAAGTAGTAAAGTGCTTGGATTTACAAATAATTCCCATTTGTTTTCTTTAACAGCCTGTCAGGAGGCAGTCTCTTACTCCACCTCCACCAAACACAATTACATGGGAGGAGTACATATCTGCTGAAAATGGAAAGTGAGTATTAAATACATATAGTGTGTGTATATAGCTGCTGCTACGTATATACCTAATGTCGTTTTCAAAACATAATGTGTTGGATCAGGGCTTCACATGAATTGAGTTCTTTTCACGAGACACTccactgggaggagggaggttatTTTTTCACCGATTCCTCCTTTCCCTGTGCCCTGTGAAATGTCGCCCAGGAGGACCctagctgtgggctggtccactatccctcagaccttgtggcgggccggAGAAGCAGCACCTGGGGcaggggagctggaagaagaggcgaggggggcaagtagtcctcctccccgcCATCGCTTCTCATGGGTAGGCAGAGCGAGCTCGTCCGCTCTCTGGCCCACTGGAGCACCAGGGCGGCGCCGGCGGGAGGAAGAGGCCACGCCATGAAGCCAGAACCCGCCACGAAGCTGAGATTCATGGCGATGGGAGGAAGAGGCCAAGTGGTGGAGGCTTTACCAATCAAACGCtgtgcctggtttacctcagtgcAGCACGGGGACGTCTCTGCCAATCAAATgccgctgaggtaaaccaggcgaTTGAGTGGAAGAGCCGCTGCCACCATTGCCGGGAGTCTCAGCTTCGCAGCGGGTTACGGCTTTGCGGAGCGGGCCAGATTTAGGACCCAAGTGGGCCTGATACAGCTTggggaccttagtttgccgacccctgttctaggaGGTGGTGCTGCAGGCTTCAGTGGGAAGGAAGAACTGGTGAACGTTACCTTTTCTTTTCCCCAGGCATGAGTTTTGACTGAATCAGGGTCACTTCCATGAGCAGAAGCCCATGGTGTCTGTAATTCCTTGGTTAAATCCTACATGTGCATTTTATTTGGCATTACTCTTCTATGTGTTTAGCTTTTCCTATTTTATCTGCAAACTTCCTTGAGTCTTGGTCTGGGGAAAAGGCAAGATATAAGCATTATATAAATATGCCTTCACCCCAAAGGTGCacttttccattgtctcctgagaaagACAGATGCCAGCCATATAAatatgataataaaataataattacaggGAATTGAAACCTTCTATTCTTcaagcttttttatttaaaattgtgTGTTTCAATATATTTAGTTTTATATATTAGTTTATTTTCATTGGAAGCATACAAGCAATTTCTGCAATGAGAGTATCTTTTCAATCAGAATGCATGAAGGATTCAAATATCATCTGCTCTGGGCCTTTATTGGGGTTTAAAAGTGCACATCTGTGAAATTTAATTATCTATGAAACCAACCATGACATCCAAATTTATTGCATAAGGTGCTGTCCTTGGCTCACCTCATAGGTAGTCACTTGAAACGTTTAGTATAGAATTGAGAACAAAGATGAATATATGAAACCATTCTTCCTATTGCTGCAGTAAAGCCTTATTAATTTGAAAATAGAAATGTCTGCTTAAAGTTGCACACACAGGTTTTAGATTGTATGGACTGACCCCAATACGTTTGGGTCCCATTGTTCCAATGGTGTAAAATCAGTCCCTTTCTCATGGGAATCAGAAATGTCCTTTGTATTTGGTGTGATTTATCTTGAAGAAAAGTAGTATGATAAGATCTACTTATCCAGAGATCCGTGAAACTACTCCTGAGCTCCAAATGGTTTCGTGAAAAGCAGCATTCCGCACCGTATAGCAAACAGCTTTTAAAGGATGATTTGATAATGTGTGTAGACTGGGATGTGCATGTCAGAATGCTGTTGAATGAAACTCCTATTCCATGCACATAATCTTATTGTCATTACTAGAGCTAAAGCAGCTATCTCAAATTTGGTCAGTATTAGTGGCATCAAATCAAAGGCTTTTTCATCCTAGATTTTAACTGTGACAACACTGCTGTTTAACCCTCAACTCATGATATTGTCTTTGTTTTAATAACATCTTAAACTGATTATATATGCcttgttgtttttacttttatACACATGCTTGACCAAATCAGAAGTGGTCTCTTCATTTTGGACTTTCATGTGTTTGGGGTGAAATGGTCATGAAGGCTTGACTAAACACAAGATGACAAGTCTCTAATATTGATGGACTTGGAGAGCTTTGGATGAATCTGGATATTTTTCGGATGCCTCAGCATGTCCTTACTTGTAAATTTTGGAATGTGCTATCTTTCTTAACACTATTCAGAGGGTTAGCTCCAGCTTTCCAGCAGCATCTCCAactggagagggtgggggaggcatttttgccaattcctccCACCCTCCCACAGCCCCATGGGAAGATGCTCTGGAGAGTGGGAGACACCCAAACATTATCCCACCACGGGACAGGGCACTGTGGGCTTCATGAGGAAGAGTGAACTCTAATGAGACTTTTTGCTGGATCTCACTTCCTTCCAAGATTTGAGGGAGCCCTTCtctttgtggaaagataactcTAGATCCAATCCCAAATGTACAAGTTTAAATGTAAATATTAAAGAACAGTTCTAAGTTTCTAAACAAAATTGCACTCAAGGAGGACAGTCTGTTTCAGTATGAATTTCTTCCATACTTACACATTGGTCCAGCAGAAGTTGTTTGATCACAGAAATTAGAAAGTAACATGCTGGTATCTATTCCTTCTTTCCCCCCGCCTTTTTTAAGGCTTCCACACTATTTCCATTTTAGTGTCCAATGGCCAGTATGGAAAGAACTGTTAAACTAGTTATCATGACCATTGGGCTCCATGCCACACTTGCAAAACATTTTAGAAACGGGTTTGCTCTTCAAAGTCAAGAGACAAATTCCCCTTGGGCTCATCTGAATAGCTTTTTAGATCCTAGTCCTAGATTCTTAACTGTGTGAAATCaaagtgtgtatgtgtatttATATTTTTCTCTTTTCTACAGACTTCTATTCAGTTGCTTTAATCTGTTAGTCCCTGGGCAGCTTGCCTGCTTCGGCAGTTTTTGCTATCTGAACTCTTCCAGGCATCAGTAAACAACTTCTGTCAACTTGTTTTCCTGCACAAGAGAAATGCATTCCAATTTCTTATTGTTTTTATAAATTATGTCTCTAGGgaggttttaatttttattttctttaacttAGAGCACCTCATTTGGGTAGGGAACTGGTCTgcaaagaaagcaagaaaacatTTAAAGCCACAATAGCCATGAGCCAAGAATTTCCTCTAGGAATTGAATCGTAAGTCTCAAACTGTCCACTACAAAAGTTTGTGAAAGGGCATGTGATTTAGCTAAAATAGGCTGATATGTATAAAATTTTGCTTGTTCCAAAGACTGCAGTATAATACTTTGCCATAGAATAAATGGGAAAACATGTTGCCTGCCATAGGTTCACCTCTACAATGATCCCATTTTTTTGTAGTTTCTCCAGTATTCTTAAATGTAAACTTCTCAGATTTTATCCAAACGTCTCAAGTCCTCTGTATTCTGTTCTcaaatctatatataaaaaaatgaagtgTGTATGATTTATTCTGCATCTAAGAGCCAAAGAGCATTCCATGTTTGGGCAACTTTTTCAAGTAGAAGAAAAATCTGGGGTGAAGGAGGTTGAACTTTGGCTAGGAGGATTGTGGGACAAGGAATAGGAATCGTAAGGGTGGGGTTGAAGTTATGGAAGTTAATGAACCCCTGCAAGAATGAGCACTGGAGGCCTTGTAAGCAACATGTTGGGTTCTGAAGCCTTTCAGCAGTGTACCCATACTAGTACATTCGCTCTACTTATGATCTGAATAAGTTAGCCACTTACATAGATGCTGTGGAGGAGATGATGTGAAAAAAATTAATGAGAGATATTCGGAATATATAGTGACTTGGAAATGTCTAGTTTTTGAAGTGTGATGCTTTTCCAGATCTTTTATTATTTGTGTGCCCGGATAGGAAGTTTTCCGACATCTATAAAGAAAAGTTCCTAAACTGGAATTTTGGAAGATTCTTCCTTTTACGATTCAAAAGGAAGCTTGTTTTAAGCTTGACGCTTTACTACTGGAGTTCTTAATAAGTTTTAGTTTTGAAACCTATTGAAATCCTGAAATTTAAATCTCACCTAACAGAAAATAAATGAGTGCTAAAACTCAGCTTTACCCAAAGGAGAAACAATCTGGAAATCCTCCTACCAAGTCATTTGAAGCTCGCTGCAGTTTGAATACTCAGTTGTGACTGTCTCTGAGCTGCATTGGACCAAAGTTATGCCGGACTATTTAGCTTACTCTTTCTTAACCTGCATTGTGCTAACAAAAATGGTTCAGTGTAATTACTTGATTTGAATCAGTGGCCATGAACAATAGCGTCTTTCCCTCGGCATGTGTCTTGGCTCAGTTTGCAGTGATTTGCTGAGatgacacctctttttcttacAGTGCACTGATTAGGAGTGTGTGGGTAAATCCTAAAGCTGCTAAGAGATGAAATTGTtacatgtgtgtgtttccccccccagGTTATTGAATGTTTTAGAAGTAATTGCACCCTTCAAGCACTTTAACAAACTGCGGGAGTTTGTGCAGATGAAACTACCACCGGGTTTTCCTGTAAAGTTAGGTGAGCTGTCGAAGTGCATTTCATCAATTAAAAGGGACTGTCTGGTCTGCCAAGAACATGGATTGTATTGAAAAGCCTTTTAATCTTTGTGGTGAGAAATGCAGTGGGCTGTCACTCAGGCTTTAGCAGGAAGATAGTCAGATGCTGGGGTGAAACTAGCATGCCATTTCATAGTGTACTGAGTGGAAAGTACACAATAATAGAAAGTGAAGTTATTGCATGAGTAGGCAACGTAGGAAACACATTTAGCATTTGGAGATACAGTGTATATGGAAGGGAGATTAACCCTTTTCTGCATGCCCATAGTCTCTCATGAAAATCACTTGTTTTCTTCATAGTCTTACTTCAAAACTATTTTGGCCAATGAGAAGTGCGGCAATAGAGTAAGTAAGGCTGGAGACAGTCAGCATTTCGCAAGAGAGGCAAATGTGGTTTAATATCTTAGGGCCTTGTCCCCTCTGATAAAGCAGGCTAGTAGGTTTTCCCAAATACACAAAAAACTGCAGAACTATTTATCCAAAATCCAAAAATGGGATGAACATACACCACAAGCAATGATTCAGTTTTCAAGACGTCAGCCCTCGTGAACAAAATTTGTCTGCCTGCTACCCAAAGTTTCTGCAGAAGCTTACCGGGTGTCATAGAAAACACAGAAGTCACACAGTCAGTGCCCAGGGATTTGCTGTGTTGTGATGGTACAGAGTTACACCGAGTTTGTCAGTGCTTTAACATGGTTGGAGGCTAACATTGTGCTCTTTTCTTAACAAATGAGAACAGTGAGGAGTGCAAGTATTTGCATGAAGTGTGAACAGAGTTGGACaatgaagattttttaaaatatattttcactCTGCCCTTTAGGGCAATCTCAAGCTACTTTACAATAAGTTAAAAACAATTTACACATATCCCTCCAGAAAGGACCAGAACCACTGTAAACTCTGCCCCCAACCCCTCCTCTGACACGCTGTTCCAGCCAGATTACCAGGAAATTGAGCAAGTGGCTGGTGAATCCTTTTCTGCCACAGAAATGCCCTTTTCCGTTGTGCATTGTGCCTTTTCTAACCTTCCAATCCTTTGCTCTGTTCTTCCTAGATATACCTGTATTTCCAACCATCACAGCCACTGTGACTTTTCAGGAGTTTCGCTATGATGAGTTTGATGAATCCATCTTCACAATTCCTGATGACTACAAGGAGGACCCTAGCCGCTTTCCTGATCTCTAACTTAACTGGAAAGTTAGcagtaaataaaaagaaaataccaGCATGCCACAaggagacagggagagagaggatgCAGGTAGCCCACAGACATCTGTCTAAAAGTGGGTGAAGTACGAAGGGACAGAACTCGCTAAAATGAATCCAGAAAGGGAACACACCGTGAATCTCAGTCAGTTGTACCATATAGCAAGCATCCACCTAGTGTCTAAACGaaagctggtctcctgctgtgtCACATGCATTTATACATCCAGACCTGCAAGCATGATAGCCTGGCACCTCAGTAAattccgcctgccccccccccaaaaaaaacttacaTAACAGCTATAAGGACTGTAAtttgttcttaatttttttacGTTTCTCGGTAATAAAAGCACCCTTGGACCATTAGCATAAAGAACTAAAATGTCTTACCTGGCTATTAGCCCTTTAAAATACCCATCTTACTTAAGCTGCTCTTATAACCTTCCTTGGAGCTTTGTTTTCATATATTGTAAATTCTGTAATATTTGTTCAGTAATTGAGCATATAGTAGAAGGAATTGATTTTCTGCAGACGAATGAACCAAATGGTAAGCATTTAAACAGTTGCATTCATTTACTGCAATACGTTTCAGAATTAGAGCCTTCACTCTGCAGGGAATAAGGTACCTCCTTTAGCACCTTAGTGCAATTCATTGTGGTGCtattcatatccccccccccccccgccaacctaTCATTTCTCCAATGTAAGTTGTTACTAATCTTATATAAATCTGCAGATAtcccctctgccctccccacccaAGCTGGTTGGAAATGTCCTTGCTGTGTTCGTTGGAGAGCATGCTTGGAGATTATTAAACAGCCCACAGGTTGAATCACTGACATTCTTTTGGGTTCCTCAGAGCCATAAAAGCTGCCCATCAAACCTACTAAACTTGTATTTGTTATCCAGTAGTATTTGggaatatattgaatatattacTACAATAATCTTGGTTTATGCTTTCATTTCCCAAAGTGCAAACCTAGATGTGAATAGGGGTTGCAATAGATTGGGGATGGAGAGTACAAAAATGAAAGTACAAGAATAATTAAGGTATTTCCAGCATGGGTAGCTACAGAAAGAAGAATGTTCGTTTTTATTCagaaggttggttttttttaaaataaaaaaattagaatCTTCATATGGTTCCACTGTATGAAACTTGAAGAGAAACTATCCTTTTTTGCTCTACTGGAAAGAATGTGTCCAGAATTGTCAGTACTATGTTCATTTGTATTCCAAGGCTTTTTAGCTTCCAGTGATGTGTAAATGTACAGAAATGTAA
It encodes the following:
- the ANKRD13C gene encoding ankyrin repeat domain-containing protein 13C, translated to MTGEKLRSLRRDHKPSKEDGDLLAPGEEEAAAAPGSGGGGAFTGGRPGGGKSGRAGSHRIFTTNHHRLPLKGGTGGSAAAEPDKGPSAQFPVHECVFKGDVRRLSALIRTQGIGQKDSHGNTPLHLAVMLGHKECAHLLLAHNAPVKVKNAQGWSPLAEAISYGDRQMITALLRKLKQQSRESVEEKRPRLLKALKELGDFYLELHWDFQSWVPLLSRILPSDACKIYKQGINIRLDTTLIDFTDMKCQRGDLSFIFNGDAAPSESFVVLDNEQKVYQRIHHEESEMETEEEVDILMSSDIYSATLSTKSITFTRAQTGWLFREDKTERVGNFLADFYLVNGLVLESRKRREHLSEEDILRNKAIMESLSKGGNLMEQNFEPVRRQSLTPPPPNTITWEEYISAENGKAPHLGRELVCKESKKTFKATIAMSQEFPLGIESLLNVLEVIAPFKHFNKLREFVQMKLPPGFPVKLDIPVFPTITATVTFQEFRYDEFDESIFTIPDDYKEDPSRFPDL